Proteins found in one Actinomycetes bacterium genomic segment:
- a CDS encoding OB-fold nucleic acid binding domain-containing protein gives MGHTEGGVVRRAVNRLATSAKEHEAAELRKDCVDLGATLIRDVPDRERVRVAGTLRTVTLRPRAGVPALVAELYDGTGSMSLVWLGRRQIPGIEPGRSLVGYGRVMRYGEQPVIFNPRYELRPTGTGE, from the coding sequence ATGGGCCACACAGAGGGCGGCGTGGTGCGTCGGGCGGTGAACCGGCTGGCCACCTCCGCCAAGGAGCACGAGGCGGCCGAGCTGCGCAAGGACTGCGTCGACCTCGGGGCCACCCTGATCCGCGACGTGCCCGACCGCGAGCGGGTGCGGGTCGCCGGCACGCTGCGCACCGTCACCCTGCGGCCGCGCGCCGGGGTCCCCGCACTGGTGGCCGAGCTCTACGACGGCACCGGGTCGATGTCGCTGGTCTGGCTCGGCCGTCGGCAGATCCCCGGCATCGAGCCGGGGCGCTCGCTGGTGGGGTACGGCCGGGTGATGCGCTACGGCGAGCAGCCGGTGATCTTCAACCCGCGCTACGAGCTGCGCCCCACCGGCACCGGTGAGTGA
- a CDS encoding DUF3159 domain-containing protein gives MVDESRPTAEHPELPGVDAETVEEIVRARLAMALGGRRGMVEGAAPTIGFTTTYLLSHDLRLSLVIGVALAVVLLVLRLVQRSTPQFVVNSLVGIGIAALFASRSGEAKDVFLPGILYNAAYAVGLSLSVLARWPLVGFMIGSVTGDVTAWRRDPGIVALCSKLTWVLVVPCAIRVVVQLPLYLADKVGWLGVTKIALGWPLQVAALAGMVYLLARGRTPLQQPADARPT, from the coding sequence CTGGTCGACGAGAGCCGGCCCACGGCCGAGCATCCCGAGCTGCCCGGTGTCGACGCCGAGACGGTCGAGGAGATCGTCCGGGCCCGGCTCGCGATGGCGCTGGGCGGCCGGCGGGGCATGGTCGAGGGGGCCGCGCCGACGATCGGGTTCACGACGACGTACCTCTTGAGCCACGACCTGCGGCTGTCTCTCGTCATCGGGGTGGCCCTCGCCGTGGTCCTGCTGGTGCTGCGGCTCGTGCAGCGGTCGACGCCGCAGTTCGTCGTCAACAGCCTGGTCGGCATCGGCATCGCCGCCCTCTTCGCGTCCCGGTCAGGCGAGGCGAAGGACGTGTTCCTGCCCGGCATCCTCTACAACGCGGCCTACGCCGTGGGCCTGAGCCTCTCCGTGCTGGCGCGCTGGCCGCTCGTCGGCTTCATGATCGGGTCGGTCACGGGCGACGTGACCGCGTGGCGGCGGGACCCGGGCATCGTCGCCCTGTGCAGCAAGCTGACCTGGGTGCTGGTGGTCCCGTGCGCGATCCGGGTCGTGGTCCAGCTGCCGCTCTACCTGGCGGACAAGGTGGGCTGGCTCGGCGTGACGAAGATCGCCCTCGGCTGGCCGCTGCAGGTAGCGGCGCTGGCCGGCATGGTCTACCTGCTGGCCCGCGGCCGGACCCCGCTGCAGCAACCGGCGGACGCACGCCCGACCTGA
- a CDS encoding TrkA family potassium uptake protein → MHFVIMGCGRVGSTLAHILESQGHTVAIIDAEESAFRRLGQGFAGRRVTGIGFDRDTLREAGIEDAHAFAAVSSGDNSNILAARVARETFGVDNVVARIYDPGRAEVYQRLGIPTVATVRWTADQMMRRLLPHGSEPEWRDPSGTIRLAEVPVDSAWVGERISRLEIESGGRVAFLTRLGEGLLPGSDTVLQDGDIVHVVMRDDDADAIDSVFRRRSTTPAEGGA, encoded by the coding sequence GTGCACTTCGTGATCATGGGCTGCGGGCGGGTGGGCTCGACCCTCGCGCACATCCTGGAGTCCCAGGGGCACACGGTCGCGATCATCGACGCCGAGGAGTCGGCCTTCCGCCGCCTCGGCCAGGGCTTCGCCGGGCGCCGGGTCACCGGCATCGGGTTCGACCGCGACACCCTGCGCGAGGCCGGCATCGAGGACGCCCACGCCTTCGCGGCCGTGAGCAGCGGCGACAACTCCAACATCCTCGCGGCCCGGGTGGCCCGCGAGACGTTCGGCGTCGACAACGTCGTGGCCCGCATCTACGACCCGGGCAGGGCCGAGGTCTACCAGCGTCTCGGCATCCCCACCGTCGCCACGGTCCGCTGGACCGCCGACCAGATGATGCGCCGGCTGCTCCCCCACGGGTCCGAGCCGGAGTGGCGCGACCCGAGCGGCACCATCCGGCTGGCCGAGGTGCCGGTCGACTCCGCGTGGGTCGGCGAGCGGATCAGCCGCCTCGAGATCGAGTCCGGGGGCCGGGTGGCGTTCCTCACCCGGCTCGGCGAGGGCCTGCTCCCCGGCTCGGACACCGTCCTGCAGGACGGCGACATCGTCCACGTGGTCATGCGCGACGACGACGCGGACGCGATCGATTCGGTCTTCCGCCGCCGCTCGACCACACCGGCCGAGGGTGGCGCGTGA
- a CDS encoding TrkA family potassium uptake protein → MRVAIAGAGSVGRSVARELLENGHEVLLLDKNPAAIKKVSVPDAEWLLADACEVTSLEEAGLHECQVMIAATGDDKVNLVVSLLAKTEYGVPRTVARVSNPKNEWMFDEAWGVDVAVSMPRLMTALVEEAVSVGDLVRIFTFQQSNTDMLELTLPSDSPVVAKRVGDVPWPPDTALVAIIREGRPIAPSQDDPLEAGDELLFVATPDMGPQLEELLAPHAR, encoded by the coding sequence ATGCGCGTCGCCATCGCCGGAGCCGGCAGCGTGGGGCGCTCGGTCGCCCGCGAGCTGCTGGAGAACGGCCACGAGGTCCTGCTCCTCGACAAGAACCCCGCGGCCATCAAGAAGGTCTCCGTCCCCGACGCGGAGTGGCTGCTGGCCGACGCCTGCGAGGTGACCTCCCTCGAGGAGGCCGGCCTGCACGAGTGCCAGGTGATGATCGCCGCGACCGGCGACGACAAGGTCAACCTGGTCGTCTCGCTGCTCGCCAAGACCGAGTACGGCGTGCCGCGCACCGTGGCCCGGGTGAGCAACCCGAAGAACGAGTGGATGTTCGACGAGGCGTGGGGCGTCGACGTGGCCGTCTCGATGCCGCGGCTGATGACCGCGCTCGTCGAGGAGGCCGTCAGCGTCGGCGACCTGGTGCGGATCTTCACCTTCCAGCAGTCCAACACCGACATGCTCGAGCTGACCCTGCCCTCGGACTCGCCCGTCGTCGCCAAGCGCGTGGGCGACGTGCCGTGGCCGCCGGACACCGCCCTGGTCGCGATCATCCGCGAGGGCCGGCCGATCGCCCCGAGCCAGGACGACCCGCTCGAGGCGGGTGACGAGCTGCTGTTCGTCGCGACCCCCGACATGGGTCCCCAGCTCGAGGAGCTCCTCGCCCCCCACGCCCGCTGA